One genomic segment of Thermovibrio guaymasensis includes these proteins:
- a CDS encoding glutamate-ammonia-ligase adenylyltransferase gives MERLLKTISGSLEGSWLSSLKVLEDKLSELPNPRRALIYFEKLLSSFPDRPDWLDDEYLYHLLTLFSSSNYLADFLTKNPHFLKTLKGIYRRKFKPEDFEFSVEGDRRKVKKELLDYKNLQMARVVLRDLLRFSPFEELVRDVTLVHDAISRASFSYLEEEFKRKYGEPSCGLAIVDMGKASAFELNYSSDIDLIFVYESRFGETSGGTVGKLQNHDYFTLLVREFLDLLNGVVVVDTRLRPNGTMGPLVNDILALEEYYTAVARPWERFALLKARPAVGDLGKTGLEFLKLAKAFVYRKYVDFTLIEEVLRLKELIKSKVSKKRGKVDLKLGRGGIREVEFIVQAFQLIYGGKQREIRCRHTLTALDKLHRWGYLGDKEYSELKEAYLFLRRAEHMLQITNFRQTQTFHPESEEAEELSRKMGFKNREGFLSVLYHHMDRVNYYFNKFFPTGDRRPLSTYTEEDLKRMGFVEPGEVKRFIDVLLSMKVLTPEEVNRIDIMGELFLRLIFEAPSSKNAMKNLVNFLEKEEGRVFFFSILNRINLLNLLFYLLSTKDFFITRFRQTPEIVDYVFQPQLIEEEIREEKLREFWEASKNLKLLKNTFEVVALLRYRLRRSGVVDFFNELTTITDFILKELYLEISPSFCVASLGKYGSREMNVGSDLDLLFFRSSGHSEEERAVSLIKRLEGLGYEVDTRLRPFGEKGELIFTLNYFKNYLKESARVWERLAFTRFRFILGECREEVEEIVKDFLFGKPLDESTFNEIVKMRERLERELGRGKRDIKYSPGGVVDLEFISYTYQLLRGRWLRNTYYSLLELSKEENSFSGLVDLYLDLRRAEVEKRLFGDFISYGAKIDALKRKVREGYREFLNWCRREISEST, from the coding sequence ATGGAGAGACTGTTAAAGACTATTTCAGGTTCACTGGAAGGTAGTTGGCTTTCCTCTTTAAAAGTCCTTGAGGATAAACTCTCAGAACTTCCAAACCCAAGGAGGGCCCTCATCTACTTTGAAAAACTCCTTTCCTCTTTCCCTGATAGACCAGACTGGCTTGACGATGAGTACCTCTACCACCTGCTTACTCTTTTTTCCTCCTCAAACTACTTGGCAGACTTCCTTACCAAGAATCCCCACTTTTTAAAGACCTTAAAGGGTATTTACAGGAGGAAATTTAAACCGGAGGACTTTGAGTTTAGTGTGGAAGGGGATAGGAGGAAAGTAAAGAAGGAGCTCCTAGACTATAAAAACCTCCAGATGGCAAGGGTGGTCCTCAGGGATTTACTGAGATTCTCTCCCTTTGAAGAGCTCGTAAGGGATGTAACCCTAGTTCACGATGCAATAAGTAGAGCTTCTTTTTCCTACTTGGAAGAGGAGTTTAAGAGGAAGTATGGAGAGCCTTCCTGCGGTTTAGCTATAGTTGATATGGGAAAGGCTTCGGCTTTTGAGCTTAACTACTCCTCAGACATTGACCTTATCTTTGTCTATGAGAGCCGTTTTGGGGAGACTTCAGGGGGAACCGTCGGGAAGCTCCAGAACCACGACTACTTTACTCTCCTTGTAAGGGAGTTCCTTGACCTACTAAACGGCGTTGTAGTAGTTGATACTCGTCTGAGGCCAAACGGAACTATGGGGCCTTTGGTAAATGACATATTGGCCCTGGAAGAATATTACACCGCCGTTGCAAGGCCGTGGGAGAGGTTTGCCCTCCTTAAGGCAAGGCCTGCTGTAGGGGACTTGGGGAAAACCGGCCTTGAGTTCTTAAAGCTAGCTAAAGCTTTTGTTTATAGGAAGTACGTAGACTTTACCCTAATTGAGGAGGTTTTAAGGTTAAAGGAACTGATAAAGAGTAAAGTTTCAAAGAAGAGGGGAAAGGTTGACCTGAAGCTCGGTAGGGGCGGAATTAGGGAGGTTGAGTTCATAGTTCAGGCCTTCCAGCTAATTTACGGAGGAAAACAGAGGGAAATCCGTTGCCGCCATACTTTGACTGCTTTAGATAAGCTCCACAGATGGGGCTATCTGGGAGATAAGGAGTATTCAGAGTTAAAGGAAGCTTACCTCTTTTTGAGGAGAGCTGAACACATGCTTCAAATAACAAACTTTAGGCAGACTCAGACCTTCCACCCTGAAAGTGAGGAGGCAGAGGAACTTTCAAGGAAGATGGGGTTTAAGAACAGGGAAGGGTTCCTCTCAGTCCTCTATCACCACATGGATAGGGTTAACTACTACTTTAACAAGTTCTTCCCGACGGGGGACAGGAGGCCTCTATCCACCTACACTGAAGAAGACCTTAAGAGAATGGGGTTTGTTGAGCCGGGAGAAGTTAAGAGGTTTATAGACGTTCTCCTTTCAATGAAAGTTTTAACTCCTGAAGAGGTTAACAGGATTGATATTATGGGGGAGCTCTTCTTAAGACTTATTTTTGAAGCCCCCAGCTCAAAGAACGCAATGAAAAATCTGGTTAACTTCTTAGAGAAGGAGGAAGGTAGGGTTTTCTTCTTCTCCATTCTTAATCGGATAAACCTTTTAAACCTCCTCTTTTACCTCCTATCAACGAAAGACTTCTTCATAACCCGATTCCGTCAAACTCCAGAGATAGTTGACTATGTCTTTCAGCCCCAGCTGATAGAGGAAGAGATAAGGGAGGAGAAGTTAAGGGAGTTCTGGGAGGCCTCTAAGAACCTTAAACTTTTGAAGAATACCTTTGAAGTAGTTGCCCTTTTAAGGTACAGGCTTAGGAGGTCTGGAGTTGTTGATTTCTTTAACGAGCTAACGACGATTACCGATTTCATTCTGAAGGAGCTCTACCTTGAGATTTCCCCTTCCTTCTGCGTAGCCTCACTTGGAAAGTACGGAAGTCGTGAAATGAACGTAGGTTCCGACCTCGACCTCCTCTTCTTTAGGAGTTCAGGACACTCTGAAGAGGAAAGGGCGGTAAGTCTAATTAAGAGACTAGAAGGGCTTGGCTATGAAGTTGATACTCGTCTAAGACCCTTTGGAGAGAAGGGAGAGCTGATCTTTACGCTTAACTACTTTAAAAACTACCTTAAAGAGAGCGCAAGGGTTTGGGAGAGGTTGGCTTTTACCCGTTTTCGCTTCATCCTCGGAGAGTGCAGAGAGGAGGTTGAAGAGATAGTAAAGGATTTCCTCTTTGGGAAGCCTTTAGATGAATCTACCTTTAATGAGATCGTTAAGATGAGGGAAAGGTTGGAGAGGGAGCTTGGAAGGGGAAAGAGGGATATAAAATATTCACCAGGTGGAGTCGTTGACCTTGAATTTATATCCTATACCTACCAGCTCTTAAGGGGTAGGTGGTTGAGGAATACCTACTATTCCCTCCTTGAACTTTCAAAGGAGGAGAATTCCTTTTCAGGGCTCGTTGACCTCTACCTAGACCTTAGAAGGGCTGAGGTTGAAAAGAGGCTCTTTGGGGACTTTATTTCCTACGGTGCTAAAATAGATGCCCTTAAGAGAAAGGTAAGGGAAGGATACCGGGAGTTTTTAAATTGGTGCAGGAGAGAAATTTCAGAGAGTACTTAG
- a CDS encoding hemolysin family protein has product MEVLFLIFLCVLFEGFFSGSEIAIVSLPRLELQKRLQKGDRAALLLARLLENPEKLLTTTLIGTNLSTVTGSTLFATYFLDKIAEKFPSLASYPELITVIFFTPITLTFGELIPKSLYQKYSHVIAFKIVYPIYFFYLLFKPVSFVVMGIARLIAYLLRSDSEKNPFVTKEELRLLVESAGRVQVERTERDILRNILYLREKHVGDIYTPLSKIIAVSENSTVKEAVDLFLKSGFSKLPVYRDRFDNIVGYLLISDLINVEDPSVSVKYFLRPVVVLPEYMNIFDALKEFRKRKEQLGIVVDEFGSTLGIVTIEDILEEIVGKIEDEFDKEELRIFKQGNEITVDSQVEIDELNSFLNYPLPKGQDYVTLGGLILSKLGRFPRVGEVLELPHHTLKVVSLGERRIGKVKVKEKDEKTKRSS; this is encoded by the coding sequence ATGGAGGTCCTTTTCCTCATTTTCCTCTGTGTCCTTTTTGAAGGTTTCTTCTCAGGTAGCGAGATTGCAATAGTTTCCCTTCCCCGTCTGGAACTTCAAAAGCGCCTCCAGAAGGGGGATAGGGCAGCACTACTCCTTGCCAGGCTCCTTGAGAATCCTGAAAAGCTGTTAACTACCACCCTAATTGGAACTAACCTTTCAACGGTTACAGGTTCAACCCTTTTTGCCACTTACTTTTTAGATAAAATTGCAGAGAAGTTTCCCTCTTTAGCCTCTTACCCTGAGCTAATTACCGTCATCTTCTTTACTCCAATTACGCTTACTTTTGGAGAGCTCATTCCCAAGAGTTTGTACCAAAAGTACTCCCACGTTATAGCCTTTAAGATCGTTTACCCAATCTACTTCTTCTACCTCCTTTTCAAGCCGGTCTCATTCGTAGTTATGGGAATTGCAAGGTTAATAGCCTACCTTCTAAGGTCTGATAGTGAGAAGAACCCCTTCGTTACGAAGGAAGAGCTCCGCCTCCTCGTTGAGAGTGCAGGTCGGGTTCAGGTTGAGAGGACTGAGAGGGACATCCTTAGGAATATACTCTACCTAAGGGAGAAACACGTAGGGGATATCTACACTCCCCTTTCTAAGATAATTGCTGTAAGTGAGAACAGTACAGTAAAGGAAGCCGTAGACCTTTTCTTAAAGAGCGGTTTTTCAAAGCTCCCGGTCTATAGGGACAGGTTTGACAACATAGTCGGCTACCTTCTCATTTCAGATTTAATTAACGTAGAGGACCCTTCGGTGTCCGTTAAGTACTTCCTAAGGCCTGTGGTCGTTCTCCCTGAGTATATGAACATCTTTGATGCCCTTAAGGAGTTTAGGAAGAGGAAAGAACAGCTTGGAATAGTTGTTGATGAGTTTGGTTCAACCCTTGGAATAGTCACTATTGAGGATATCCTTGAGGAGATTGTAGGTAAGATTGAGGACGAGTTTGATAAGGAAGAGCTAAGAATCTTTAAACAGGGTAACGAGATTACCGTTGATTCCCAAGTTGAGATAGATGAGTTGAATAGTTTCTTAAACTACCCCCTTCCTAAGGGTCAGGATTACGTAACTCTCGGGGGACTTATTCTCTCAAAACTTGGGAGGTTTCCAAGGGTAGGGGAGGTTTTGGAGCTCCCCCACCACACCCTTAAAGTCGTTAGTCTGGGGGAGAGGAGGATAGGTAAGGTAAAGGTAAAGGAGAAGGACGAGAAAACTAAACGTTCCTCGTAA
- the rnpA gene encoding ribonuclease P protein component yields MEEKVSFTFRKEERLRKSKDFKKVFDHGKSLGGSTVAFYFLPNDLGFPRAGFIASKKVSKRAVDRNRAKRLMREVFRLNKHRLKPYDLVFIARKGILGKKYQDVEKDFLSLAKKAGILKESG; encoded by the coding sequence GTGGAAGAGAAGGTAAGTTTTACTTTCCGCAAGGAAGAGAGACTGCGTAAGAGCAAAGATTTTAAAAAGGTATTTGACCACGGGAAGAGCCTTGGCGGTTCTACCGTGGCCTTTTACTTTTTACCGAACGACCTCGGCTTTCCAAGGGCAGGCTTTATAGCCAGTAAGAAGGTTTCAAAGAGGGCAGTAGATAGGAATAGGGCGAAAAGGTTAATGAGGGAAGTATTCAGGTTGAACAAGCACAGGTTAAAACCTTACGACTTGGTATTTATAGCCCGTAAAGGAATTTTAGGGAAGAAGTATCAGGACGTAGAGAAAGACTTTTTGAGCCTTGCAAAAAAAGCAGGAATCTTGAAGGAGAGTGGGTGA
- the yidD gene encoding membrane protein insertion efficiency factor YidD has translation MKALVISAIKFYQKAISPLFPGKCRYYPTCSSYAILSIEKYGLLKGSLKALYRVLRCNPFSKGGIDYP, from the coding sequence GTGAAGGCTTTAGTTATTTCTGCTATTAAGTTTTACCAAAAAGCTATCTCTCCTCTCTTTCCGGGCAAGTGCCGTTACTATCCTACCTGTTCTTCCTACGCCATTCTTTCAATAGAGAAGTACGGCCTTTTAAAGGGTAGTTTAAAGGCCCTATACAGAGTCCTTAGGTGCAATCCCTTTTCAAAGGGAGGCATAGACTATCCTTAG
- a CDS encoding M48 family metallopeptidase, translated as MAMRRIYALSLLLILSLFAFACGVVRTSPFGETSFILIPTSQEVAIGAATARKVESKEKLCKDPIVNQYVNWVGQRIASVSDRHDIKYHYKVIEKDELNAFALPGGWVYIYTGLLKKLKNEADLAFVLGHETGHIVGRHAIRRLQLIYGINFILSLTLSGKELSPVEEQVLKVLYQIVISGYSRKEEFEADTMGAYYAGKAGWNPVASIETIEILDSLIKFKPSGVEELFTDHPTNRKRIENLNRWIRTFPREWLRNPFNGERYREKVLRRLNGRDIKGGKEGPPGGVSSNRETGQRA; from the coding sequence ATGGCTATGAGGAGAATATATGCCCTTTCCCTCTTATTGATATTAAGCCTTTTTGCTTTTGCCTGCGGGGTAGTAAGGACTTCACCCTTTGGGGAAACGTCCTTCATCCTAATTCCAACTTCTCAGGAAGTTGCAATAGGGGCCGCTACTGCAAGGAAGGTTGAATCAAAGGAAAAGCTCTGTAAAGACCCGATAGTCAACCAGTACGTTAACTGGGTAGGACAGAGGATAGCGTCTGTAAGCGATAGACACGACATAAAGTACCACTATAAAGTAATAGAGAAGGACGAGCTTAACGCCTTTGCACTACCCGGAGGATGGGTTTACATCTACACAGGCCTTTTAAAGAAACTAAAGAACGAAGCAGACCTAGCCTTTGTACTTGGCCACGAAACGGGCCACATAGTAGGAAGACACGCAATACGAAGGCTACAGCTAATCTACGGAATTAACTTTATCCTCTCCCTCACCCTAAGCGGTAAGGAGCTCTCCCCAGTTGAAGAACAGGTTCTAAAAGTCCTCTACCAGATCGTAATTTCTGGATACTCAAGGAAGGAGGAGTTTGAAGCAGACACAATGGGAGCCTACTACGCAGGAAAGGCGGGCTGGAACCCTGTAGCATCAATAGAGACAATTGAAATACTTGACTCCCTAATAAAGTTTAAACCTTCTGGAGTTGAAGAGCTCTTTACGGACCACCCGACAAACAGAAAGAGAATAGAGAACCTCAACCGCTGGATTAGAACCTTCCCAAGGGAGTGGCTCAGAAATCCCTTTAACGGAGAAAGGTACAGGGAAAAAGTCTTAAGGAGGCTTAATGGAAGAGATATTAAAGGAGGGAAAGAGGGTCCTCCTGGAGGAGTCTCAAGCAATAGAGAAACTGGCCAGAGAGCTTAA
- a CDS encoding KpsF/GutQ family sugar-phosphate isomerase yields MEEILKEGKRVLLEESQAIEKLARELNEDFIKAVELLHRTRGRVVLTGVGKSGLICKKIAATLSSTGTPAFFLHPTDAAHGDLGMVKGEDTVIAVSNSGETAELLSIIPLIKSFGIPVIAITSNPNSSLARLSDVVLNIGVKREACPLNLAPTTSTTVTLALGDAIAAALMKLKGFTPEEFAKFHPGGKLGIRLSKVKEIMRTGREIPIVKPDTPLKEAIFEISSKKIGATLVVENGKLVGIITDGDLRRALEKGATLETKVSELMTKNPKKIEEEAYGEEALREMEKHKITVLPVVNKEGKLKGIIHLHDILGRRLF; encoded by the coding sequence ATGGAAGAGATATTAAAGGAGGGAAAGAGGGTCCTCCTGGAGGAGTCTCAAGCAATAGAGAAACTGGCCAGAGAGCTTAACGAAGACTTTATTAAAGCTGTAGAACTCCTACACAGAACGAGAGGAAGAGTAGTCTTAACAGGAGTGGGAAAGTCTGGGTTAATCTGTAAGAAGATAGCGGCAACCCTCTCAAGTACGGGTACCCCTGCATTTTTCCTCCACCCAACCGACGCAGCCCACGGCGACCTTGGAATGGTTAAGGGAGAGGACACAGTAATAGCAGTATCAAACAGCGGAGAGACTGCAGAGCTCCTATCAATAATCCCCCTTATAAAGAGTTTCGGAATTCCAGTTATAGCCATAACCAGCAATCCAAATTCATCGCTAGCAAGGCTTTCAGATGTAGTCCTCAATATCGGAGTAAAAAGGGAGGCATGTCCCTTAAACCTCGCACCAACAACATCAACAACGGTAACTTTAGCCCTAGGAGATGCTATTGCAGCTGCACTTATGAAGCTTAAAGGGTTTACGCCGGAGGAGTTTGCAAAGTTTCATCCGGGAGGAAAGCTTGGAATAAGACTCTCAAAGGTTAAAGAGATAATGAGAACCGGTAGAGAGATTCCGATAGTTAAACCAGATACACCCTTAAAAGAGGCAATTTTTGAGATTTCAAGTAAAAAAATTGGAGCAACTCTCGTAGTTGAAAATGGAAAGCTGGTAGGGATAATAACCGACGGTGACCTAAGGAGAGCTCTTGAAAAGGGAGCTACACTAGAAACGAAAGTTTCAGAGTTAATGACAAAAAATCCTAAAAAAATAGAAGAAGAAGCTTACGGAGAAGAAGCTCTCAGGGAGATGGAAAAACACAAGATAACAGTTTTACCTGTAGTTAACAAGGAAGGAAAGTTAAAAGGAATAATCCATCTACACGATATTTTAGGAAGAAGACTCTTTTAA
- a CDS encoding hemolysin family protein, whose translation MEGGGSLTGYYFILSFLIFLSALFSASETAFFSLNTLRLERLAKEGNRKAAEVLKFLQNPADLIATILVGNEMVNVGIASTSAVLFVKLLGRDLGAALAVPVTVFILLVFGEVTPKTLAIKYAERYAFFILPFIKFAYYLTYPVRVILVGFASLLLKPFGVELFSSPKAITDEEFMLLVSEGAKEGTIAQEEKELIDRTLDLGEILVKEIMVPKHRIFALKEDTPVRRALELLKDVKFSRIPIYKDSLDQVTGILYTRRIIPLTLRPEDFDRPVKDFASEPFLVPEFLTIDKLLEEMQRTKRHMAVVVDEYGNTAGVVTLDDILREIVGELPDERESLSAPEFEKLEDGKLRFSGQTPIDEMKEVLNLEDDDLLEEVDTVSGFVMANLKRIPKEGDSFAYKGFKFTVESMDGNRVGSVVVERLS comes from the coding sequence ATGGAGGGAGGAGGTAGTTTAACCGGTTATTACTTTATTCTCTCCTTTCTCATTTTCCTCTCCGCCCTCTTCTCGGCCTCTGAAACGGCCTTCTTCTCACTTAACACTTTGAGGCTTGAGAGGCTTGCCAAAGAGGGTAACAGGAAGGCAGCAGAAGTACTTAAGTTCCTTCAAAACCCTGCAGATTTAATCGCAACGATTCTGGTCGGTAACGAGATGGTGAACGTCGGTATTGCCTCAACTTCGGCTGTTCTGTTCGTTAAGCTTTTGGGTCGCGACCTAGGAGCAGCCCTTGCCGTTCCCGTAACTGTTTTTATCCTTTTAGTCTTTGGAGAGGTTACACCTAAGACCCTTGCCATCAAGTACGCTGAAAGGTATGCCTTTTTTATCCTTCCGTTTATAAAGTTTGCCTACTACTTGACTTACCCGGTTAGGGTTATCCTTGTCGGCTTTGCCTCCCTCCTTTTAAAACCCTTTGGAGTGGAGCTCTTTAGCTCTCCAAAGGCTATAACCGATGAAGAGTTTATGCTCCTGGTTTCTGAAGGGGCGAAGGAGGGGACAATTGCACAGGAAGAGAAGGAGCTCATAGATAGGACCCTTGACCTTGGTGAGATTTTGGTTAAGGAGATTATGGTTCCAAAACACAGGATCTTTGCCTTAAAAGAAGATACTCCTGTTAGGAGAGCTCTGGAGCTTTTAAAGGACGTTAAGTTTTCAAGAATACCGATTTACAAGGATTCCCTTGACCAGGTTACCGGCATTCTCTATACAAGGAGGATAATCCCCCTCACTTTAAGACCGGAGGACTTTGATAGGCCGGTTAAGGACTTTGCCTCTGAACCTTTCCTCGTTCCTGAGTTTTTAACGATTGATAAGCTCCTTGAGGAGATGCAGAGGACTAAGCGCCACATGGCGGTTGTTGTTGACGAATATGGGAATACGGCAGGTGTAGTTACTCTTGACGATATTTTGAGGGAGATTGTCGGAGAGCTCCCGGACGAGAGGGAGAGCTTATCTGCTCCAGAGTTTGAGAAGTTAGAGGACGGGAAACTCAGGTTCTCTGGTCAAACTCCCATAGATGAGATGAAGGAGGTTTTAAACCTTGAAGATGACGACCTCCTTGAAGAGGTGGATACCGTTTCAGGTTTCGTTATGGCTAACTTAAAGAGGATCCCGAAAGAGGGGGATTCGTTTGCCTATAAAGGTTTCAAATTCACCGTTGAGTCAATGGACGGTAACAGGGTAGGTTCGGTTGTTGTAGAGAGGTTAAGTTGA
- the rpoN gene encoding RNA polymerase factor sigma-54: MDGKLGTSLVLTQQLKLTPNVIFSLELLQLPLFQLENILRNEIEENPLIEPLDFVYESSPVYYEPSEDEESSPLPSPVSVRQQLISQVNLEFDGVEREIATYMVDNLDRKGLLTLPLEEIARSFKVSVELVESVRRKLKEFEPVGCGSLTLGELLESQLKEVGVPEKFIKAARSFESVKSKEEFLEKSGLNKKEFEEFLSYLKRVDLLPFEDGFGVVKVKPDVKVWLEGDEVKVEVLTPKSFEFRVNSYYLKYAGREELRRYLNEKYQRALYLKRAIESRVETLSKLSKAVFEGQREFLRDGKTLRPLTISQVALQVSLHESTVSRAVKDKFVETPFGVYPLKSFFKKGISGTSVEEVKGLIKELIENEDKRKPLSDSKIASLLKERGIKIARRTVAKYREEMGIPGAYRRKVK; this comes from the coding sequence ATGGACGGTAAATTAGGAACGTCTCTTGTTCTCACCCAGCAGTTAAAACTTACTCCCAACGTCATTTTTAGCTTGGAGCTCCTGCAACTTCCCCTTTTTCAGCTTGAAAATATTTTGAGGAATGAGATTGAGGAAAACCCTTTAATAGAGCCCCTAGACTTTGTTTATGAGTCATCTCCTGTTTACTACGAGCCTTCAGAGGACGAGGAGAGCTCCCCTCTTCCGTCTCCAGTCTCAGTTAGACAGCAGTTAATTAGCCAGGTAAACCTTGAGTTTGATGGAGTTGAGAGAGAGATAGCTACTTATATGGTTGATAACCTTGATAGAAAGGGACTTTTAACTTTACCCCTTGAGGAGATTGCAAGAAGTTTTAAAGTTTCAGTTGAACTTGTTGAATCTGTTAGGAGGAAGCTGAAAGAGTTTGAGCCGGTTGGCTGCGGTTCTCTAACTTTAGGTGAGCTCCTTGAGTCTCAGCTAAAGGAGGTGGGAGTTCCAGAAAAGTTCATAAAAGCCGCTCGTAGTTTTGAATCGGTGAAGAGTAAAGAGGAGTTTCTGGAAAAGAGTGGTTTAAATAAAAAGGAGTTTGAGGAGTTTCTATCCTACCTAAAGCGTGTAGATCTCCTTCCCTTTGAGGACGGCTTTGGAGTAGTTAAGGTAAAGCCAGACGTTAAAGTTTGGCTTGAGGGAGATGAAGTTAAGGTTGAAGTTTTAACTCCTAAATCCTTTGAGTTTAGGGTAAACAGCTACTACCTAAAGTACGCAGGGAGGGAAGAGCTCAGGAGGTATCTAAATGAGAAGTACCAGAGGGCCCTTTACCTGAAGAGGGCTATTGAGAGTAGGGTAGAGACTCTCTCTAAGCTTTCAAAGGCGGTCTTTGAGGGGCAGAGGGAATTTCTGAGGGACGGGAAGACCCTTAGACCTTTAACGATCTCTCAAGTTGCCCTTCAGGTTTCACTCCACGAGTCAACTGTCAGCAGGGCGGTAAAAGATAAGTTCGTTGAAACTCCTTTTGGCGTTTATCCATTAAAGTCTTTCTTTAAAAAGGGAATTTCGGGAACGTCGGTTGAGGAGGTTAAAGGGCTAATAAAGGAACTTATAGAGAATGAGGATAAGAGGAAACCTTTGAGCGATAGCAAAATAGCTTCTCTTTTAAAAGAGAGGGGAATAAAGATTGCAAGGAGGACGGTTGCAAAGTATAGGGAGGAGATGGGAATACCGGGAGCTTACAGGAGGAAGGTAAAGTGA
- the yidC gene encoding membrane protein insertase YidC produces the protein MGQQQPSKLSLWIQSFILALLVVIGFQFFFGHKGEKAGEVSKETKRAQSVKVSDIPSVKELGQRVNVETPLYRAEFSTVNGRLVSLFIKKYDYQLVSPYSKVSGLYPLTTLSLNEELSKKLSRLNLTPSSLQLKVEGSPKKLLFSGEIDGKRFIKELTFYPDSYRIDVKVEIEGEGGELYTILGPDINLSASKERGHVGPVVETEDKVYRLDPKDLNGFVSFNKVVWAGEEEKYFLMAAKDRNFSAMVKEVGGEHTLVEAFVDEFTFYGGPKELKELEALGMESAIDFGILGFLAKPLLKFFIFLHKFVPNWGVEIIIFTLIIKLILHPLTHKSFVSMKKMQDLAPKLEEIKRKYGNDPQKLQEETMKLYREMGVNPASGCLPMLLQIPIFIALYELFLNAVELKGASFLWIRDLSQPDPTFVLPILMGLSMILQQFLTPTTNKQQQYIFYAMAVFFTFLFASFPAGLVLYWFTNNVITAIQNLIIMKLTVNKEGA, from the coding sequence ATGGGGCAGCAGCAACCAAGTAAGTTATCGCTGTGGATTCAGTCATTTATCCTTGCCCTTTTAGTTGTTATAGGCTTTCAGTTTTTCTTCGGCCACAAGGGAGAAAAGGCCGGTGAGGTTTCAAAGGAAACTAAAAGGGCCCAGAGCGTTAAGGTTTCAGATATCCCTTCTGTAAAGGAACTGGGACAAAGGGTTAATGTTGAAACGCCCCTTTACAGGGCTGAGTTTTCAACCGTTAACGGTAGGTTAGTTTCTCTCTTTATTAAGAAGTATGACTACCAGTTGGTTTCTCCCTATTCAAAGGTTTCAGGTTTATACCCTTTAACTACTCTTTCCCTTAATGAGGAGCTCTCTAAGAAGCTCTCAAGATTAAACCTTACCCCTTCTTCACTTCAGCTCAAAGTTGAAGGCTCTCCGAAGAAACTTCTCTTTTCAGGAGAAATTGACGGTAAGAGGTTCATAAAGGAGCTCACTTTCTATCCCGATTCTTACAGGATAGACGTTAAAGTGGAAATTGAAGGGGAAGGAGGAGAGCTCTACACCATTTTGGGGCCGGATATAAACTTAAGTGCTAGTAAAGAAAGGGGTCACGTCGGTCCTGTTGTTGAGACAGAGGATAAAGTTTACAGGTTAGACCCTAAGGACCTCAACGGCTTTGTCTCCTTTAACAAGGTTGTATGGGCGGGAGAGGAAGAGAAGTACTTCTTAATGGCCGCTAAGGATAGGAACTTCTCTGCTATGGTTAAGGAAGTTGGAGGAGAGCATACTTTAGTTGAGGCTTTTGTTGATGAGTTTACATTTTACGGAGGACCTAAGGAACTTAAGGAGCTTGAGGCCCTTGGAATGGAAAGTGCCATAGACTTTGGAATTCTTGGCTTTCTCGCAAAGCCACTCTTAAAGTTCTTCATTTTCCTTCACAAGTTCGTTCCAAACTGGGGAGTTGAGATAATCATCTTTACCCTGATTATTAAGCTTATTCTCCATCCCCTCACACACAAGAGCTTTGTCTCTATGAAGAAGATGCAGGATTTAGCTCCTAAGCTTGAGGAGATAAAGAGGAAGTACGGAAACGACCCCCAAAAGCTCCAAGAAGAGACTATGAAACTCTACAGGGAGATGGGAGTTAACCCTGCAAGCGGGTGCCTTCCGATGCTCCTCCAAATTCCTATCTTCATTGCCCTTTACGAGCTCTTCCTTAACGCAGTTGAGCTTAAAGGGGCTTCCTTCCTCTGGATTAGGGACCTTTCACAGCCAGACCCAACCTTCGTTCTTCCGATCTTAATGGGCCTTTCTATGATCCTTCAGCAGTTCCTCACTCCTACTACAAACAAGCAGCAGCAGTACATCTTCTACGCTATGGCAGTTTTCTTCACCTTCCTCTTTGCCAGTTTCCCTGCAGGACTGGTCCTCTACTGGTTTACGAACAACGTTATTACTGCGATTCAAAACCTTATAATCATGAAGTTAACAGTAAATAAGGAAGGGGCTTAA
- the rpmH gene encoding 50S ribosomal protein L34, translating to MSTKRTYQPSRLHGKRVHGFRARMKSKSGREILRRRRKKGRWKLTVSDEWKRR from the coding sequence GTGTCAACAAAGAGGACGTATCAGCCAAGTAGGCTTCACGGTAAAAGAGTTCACGGTTTTAGGGCCAGGATGAAGAGCAAGAGCGGAAGGGAGATACTCAGGAGGAGGAGAAAGAAAGGTCGCTGGAAGTTAACGGTAAGTGACGAGTGGAAGAGAAGGTAA